In Leptotrichia buccalis C-1013-b, the genomic window TTTTTAAAAAACAAAAAAGGCTACAATTTTACTTGTAACCTGTCTTTTTTCACAATTTATTTATTCTACTTAATGTGTCCACATACTAATGATATTTATTCTTTTCTCTTCTTCTATAACTTCATACACGAGCCTGTGTTGTTTATTAATTCTTCTTGAATAATAATCTTTCAAATCTTTAGTTAAAATCTCATAAGACGGTGGTGTTTGAAAAGGATTTTTCTTTATAAGGTTTATTAATTTTTCCACATTATTTTTTAATGCTGGAAATTGCTTTATTTTCTCTTTATCCTTATTAGCTTTTTTCAAAATATAAATTTTGTATTCTTCTACCATTCAAAAGCCTCATAATCTTCATCAGTGGCATTTTTTGCCGCTTCAATTTTTTCTTTCAATATTGGATCTGATAACAAGTATAGAGTTTCTAATAAACCATTATATTCAGCTTCGCTAATGATAATAGCATTTCCTTTTTTAGTGTTCACATTGATAACATCATTATAGTCAATTGCCGACTCTAAATAAGAAAATAAATTTTTTCTCAAATTAGTTGCATTTGTATTTGTCATAAAAATCACTCCTTTTATTTATGTACATAATACAGTACATAATTATAAAAGTCAAGCAATTTTTTATAATTTTTATTTTCCCCTGCTTTTTATGATCTTATCCACATTATTAACAACTTCATAGTCATCTTCTCCCAATTCGACATTTTTTCCAATTGGAATATACCACAGGAATTTTGAGAAATAATCTTTTAATTTTTTATCAGAAAAATCATATCCTGCTACTGCATAAGGATAATTTCTCATTATTTTCAAATCTTCATTGGTAAGTTCTTTTAATTCATCTGCTGTTAAATATCCCGCACTGTAAGCGGCTTTTGTTAGATCATCTCTGTATTTATAGCCTTTTTCCGTTTTTTCAGAGAAATAGTAATTACCATTTAGATATGCTATCTCTGATAGGCTAAATTCATCTTCAGGGCTAAAATTCTTTGTTTTAAAATGTAAATATCCTTTTTTCAATTTTGCATAAAGAACTTTATATTGTCCGTCTCTATCGTAATAATTTCTGTATCCGTAATCAATATTCCCTTCTCCAACTAATTTCCAGTCTATATATTTTCCATTCTTCATCTTTATTTCAGGTATTGCAATCAAAGCGCTTCCAGGCTCAACAATTACTTCAAAGTCATCCACTTTTTGATTTTTCCATTTTGAAATAGTAGACCAGACATAATTAAAGTCGTTATATCCGACACCGCCACTTCCATCGTAACGATAGCTATGCTCAATTACATTTTCTCCCTTTTTAAAGTTTGCTTTAAAATAATAAACATAGCTTCTTTTATAATAGTCGGCTTCCTCTTTTGCCTTTTCTTCATCATATTCCTTAAAATATTTTTTCACTTCTTCAAGTTTCTTTACGTCCTTTGGAACAAAATCAGTTAGTCTGTAAGAAACTGTATTTACACTTTTCCCATTTACAACAGTTCTAAAATTTTTAAAATGATTAACTTCATCCCATTCCTCATTTCCACCTTCAGGCGTAATAAACCCAATGTACTTCTCTCCAGCCGCAGGACTGTCAAACACAAATCTTACAGTCACTGCCATTTCATTTACTGTCCCATATTCGCCCTTCACTTTTTCCAGCTTAAAATGCAGCTTCTCACTTTTTATTGCAATATCAGACATGTTCATCGGAACTATATGCCCTCCTTCCGAACCAAATTCCCAGTCATTTGCCAATAAATTTACACTAAAAATAAATATTAAACAAAACAATAAAAATACTCTGATTTTTTTCAATGCTACCAGCTCCTTTTCATAATTCTAAATTTATATGTTTATTTTTTTCTACTATTTATAATATTATCGGCTTTTTTAATCCATTCGTATTCATCTTTTCCCAATGTTACGTTTTTTCCAGTAGGTATGTACCACAAAAATTTTGAAAAATAATCTTTCAATTTTTTATCAGAAAAATCATAACCTGCCAATGCATAAGGATAATTTCTTATTATTTTTAATTCATCATCTGTAATATTTTTTAAATAGTGTTCTAAGTGATATTCTAAATTAGTTCCTGTAGATCCTGCATCTGAAAAATTATCTCTAAGTTTAAATCCTTTTTCAGTTTTTTCAGGAAAATAGTAATTTGCATCCAGACTTGTTATTACTGTCAAGTAAAATTCATCTTCAGGTTTAAAGTCTTTTGTTCTGAAATGTAAATAACCTTTTTTCAATTTTGCATAAAAAAATTTATATTTATCTTCTTTTTTACCATCTCCATTAGAAGAAATTTTGTATCCGTAATCCGTATTTCCTTCTCCGACAAGTTCCCATTTCATTTCTTTTCCATTTTTCATTTTTATAACAGGCATTTCAATGAATGCATTTCCAGGCTCAACAATTACTTCAAAATCATCTACCTTCTGATTTTTCCACTTTGAAATAGTTGTCCATACATAATCAAAATCTATATATCCGTCACCACCAGCTTTATTATAACGGTAGCTATGCTCAACTATATTTTCCCCTTTTTTAAAATTTGCCTTAAAGTAGTAGATATTGCTTTTCTTATAATATTTGAATATCTCCATCATTTTTTCCTTGTCATATTCCTTAAAATATTTTTTCACTTCTTCCAGCTGTTCCACATCTTTTGGAATAAGATCTGTCAATCTGTATGAAACTGTATCTGCTTTCTTTCCATTTACAATTGTCTTAAAATCTTTAAAATACTCTACTTCATCCCATTTATAGGCTCCTCCTTCAGGAGTAATAAATCCTATATATTTTTCTCCTGCATCCGGGCTGTTAAATACAAACCTTACAGTTACAATCATTTCATATTTATCTTCATCCTGTATTTTATTTTTTTCCAGCTTGAAGTGAAGCTTCTCACTCTTTATTGAAATATTGGACATGTTCATCGGAACTATATGCCCACCATTCGATTCAAAGTGCAAATCATTTGCCAATAAATTCATACCAAAAATAAACATTAAACAAAACAATAAGAATGCTCTAATTTTTTTCATAACCATCACTCCAATTTTATTAAAAATTTTTGTTTTTCATTATAATTATACCTCGTATTAAATTTTAGTCAATATATTTAATTTAAAAATATTTTTTATATTTTATCCTTTAATTTTAACTTTTAGTTTTATTATATAGAATTATTATTCATATTAAAAAATCAGGTTATAAAATTTTTTAGAAAAATTTTTTTTAATTTGATAAATTTTAATTTTTAAGATATAATTACTACGAGTTAATAATCTAGGAGGAAATATGAGTGATAATCAATTTGAAGAAAATGAAAAAGAAAAACTAGAAAAGGAAATTGAAGAATTAAAAAAACAAAAGGAGATTAAGGATTTACAGAAACAAAAAGAGGAATTAGAGCGAGAAATATTTGGTAATAATGAAAAAAGTGCAGAAAATATTGACTTTTATGAGGAAGAAACTGAAAATAAATATGTATCAAATAAGATGACTACAATTCTAGCAGCTATAGTTGCGGTGATTATTGCCATTTTTGCAGGTGGACTATTTTATTTGAGAAGTCAAAATAAAAAAAGGGAAAATTTAAAAAAACAAATGGCAGCCATATCACAAAATAAAAATTCATCAGCTGCGACAAATTCAGCTTCTGCACAGTCTACAACATCCAATCCATCAACTTCACAAATTCAGAAAAAAAAGGATGAAAAATCAAAACAAGTGGACAAAATAAATAAAAATGAAGAAAAACAGGAAAGATTAATTGTAAGAAAACCAGTAGATGTGAGAAAAGGGAGCTATTGCGTGAATCCAAGCTCTTCACAATCGTACTTTAATACATCAACAGTTTCTGACCCAGGTGCAGACCATCCATATATGGCAGATATTCATTTTTCAGATTGTGTAGTTTATGGAACACATAGTGAAGGAACTTACAATGGAAGACATACAGGACCTATAACAATGACTGTAAGCCTTGCTGAAGAAAAAAATTTTGAGGCTGTTATGAAAAGAAATAAATGGTATTTGGAAAATGGAGAAATTATGAGAGTAAATGGATATGACTATAATAATGTCTACTTTAACGGATGGTTGATGTACAAGCAAACGCAATAGTAAAAATAAGAAAATGGGAAATATCTATTAAAAAATACAGGATAATAATTGACTTTTTTTATAAAATAAATTATAATTTGATAGAACTTTTGTAATTTAATGTTAACAATAAACTGATTAAATTCAGTAAAGGAGTAAGAAATTGAAAAAAATACAATTTATATTAATTCCTACGATATTATCTTTTGGATTAATTATATCATCAGCACTGATTTCAAATGCCATGGATAAGGCTAATAAGGATGAAAATAGAATTACAGTAAAGGGCGTAGCTGAACGGAGAATCAAAGCGGACAAGGCACTTATAAACATAGTAATTTCTAAAAAAAGTGAAAATCTTGATGAATTGAAAAAAGATATTTCAGAAAGAGAAAAATTAACTATAGATTTAATTAAAAAACTTAAAATTAACGAAAATGAATACAGCATAGGAAATCTACGTATTCAGCCAAATTATACAGAAAGTTCATCAAATGTAAAGAAATCATCTGAAAATTCTGCTAAATCTACTGAAACACCTGCAACAAATAATAAAATTTCAGATTATGACGGAGTCGAAGTAATTTCGATTGTTACAAAAAATATTGATAAGGCTGGAGAATTTTACGAAAAGCTGGCTGAATTAAAGCTACAAAGCAGCAATATTGAGATAAATATGCCAGAATACTATATTACAAATTTAGAAAAATATAAGCGGGACTTAATTGTAGATGCTTCAAGAAATGCTGAAATTCGTGCAATTGAAATGCTAAAAGTGAATAACAATGAAATTGGCGGGCTGAAAAATATGAATCAAGGACAATTTGAAGTACTGGCAGATACTGAAGATGTAAAAAAAATAAATGAAGATGAAAGTAATCAAATTTATAAAAAATTAAGATTAGTTGTAACAGCAACTTACTTAATAAAATATTAAAAAACTCTTGTGTAAAAAATTACTTTAAGTTTAGACAAACATTCAAAAATTAAGTGATTTTAATACACCAAAAAGAGAAATTTATAAATAATAAAGTTAAAAATTAGGAGGAAAAAATTAATGAAACCAGCAGCAGAATTAAGACAAGGAAGTACATATAGAAAGAATAACATCCCATATTTAATACTAAAAGCTGAAAGACATCAATCAACATCAGGAAAAAGACAAAGGGCAGCCGAAGTAAAATTCAAAACAAAAGAGTTAATTTCAGGAAAAATTCAAGAAATTACAGTTTTGGCAACTGAACTTATGGATGACATCATTCTTGACAGAAATCAAATGCAATTTTTATATGAAATTGACGGAGAATATAACTTTATGGATCAAGAAACTTTTGAACAAATTGCCTTATCAACTGAAGATTTAGGAGATGCAGTAAATTTCTTGGAAGAAGAAATGATTATTCAAGTTCTAATGTACGAAGGGACTCCAGTTGGTGTAGAATTGCCGAACACAGTAATTAGAGAAGTAACTTATACAGAACCAGGACTAAAAGGAGATACAATCGGACGTGCAACAAAACCTGCGACAGTGTCAACAGGTTACACTTTACAAGTACCTTTATTTGTAGCAATTGGAGATAAAATTAAAATTGATACAAGAACTGGTGAATACATCGAAAGAGCAAATTAATGATAATTCAAAATTAGGAATATAATAATAAAAAATATGGCTATCGGAAAACGGTAGCCTTTTTTGAAAAAATAAAAAACAATTAAATAAAAATTAAAAGAATGGAAAAGAGGTAAATTTTATGAAAAATGATAAAATAAAAAGAGTTGAAGAAATGGAAAAAATTATGGATAAATCAGCAGATATTTTTAGGGAACTGAATATAGTGTTAGATAAGCTGGAGGAAAATTTGGTGGATTATAAAAAGTTGGATGAATATTATAGTAGCGAAAACTGGTTTTTGGATGCGGAAGATCATAATAACGGTATTTTGCCACAAGACTTAAAATGTGGAGTTTTGAGCGAAGACGGAGCTTATAACTTGTTTGGGGAAAATCATGAACTGGCAATTAGAATGGTAGAGATTGCGGCGAAGATGTTGAGAAGATAATAACATTTGAAAATTGTGGAGGTTTAAATGATTTTAGATTTTAACAGGAGTTTTTGAAAAATATGAAAAAAATCTATCGTATAAAAATTTTAAAAATAATTCAAACATTATTTTTTAATCTTTCTGTAGGATTTGTATCATCATTTTTAATTCTTGGAAATTTTTTATTACTGATTCCTCAGATTTTTCCTATTGTATTACTAATTCTAATTTTATATACTGTTATAAGTTGTTATGGAAACGAAATTACTGTAAAGCGTAGTAAAATTAGTTATTTTAATTTGGGGAGAGAAGAAAAGGTTCTGGATATTATAAAAAATGATGTAAGGGTAGTTGAAAGTGTAGAAAATCGATTTAAAAGTTTGAAAATAAAAGTAAATAGATACTTAAAGTTTACTGAGAACGGGGAAAATCATTTCAAAAATATTTCATGGATAACTTTAAAAGAAGGAAATGAATTAAAAGTATATATTTGGAAATATAAATATTTTTTTGAAAGAAAAATTGGAAAATATAAGAATGATACTTTAAAAGAAAAAAAATTTATGATTCCGACAGAAAAACTTGCAATTTTAAAGGAAGTTGATGTAAAAACAAAATTTTTTGTAATTTCAATTTTTATTTTTATAATTTTGATGACTTTTTCAGAAAAAGAAACTGCAAAGTTTGTAACTCAACTGATTTATCTCATTATTATTGAGACGTTTTTACTAATTTTTTATTTTGCTCAATATTCTAATGTGAAAGATAAAATTCAGAAAAAACTTCCAAAAAATATAACAATAGACAATTTAAAAATAATGATAGATGAAAAAATATTTTACAAATCTGATATAAAAAAAATTACTATGACAGGATTAAAAATAACGGAAAGATCATATTTAAACATTTTAAATGTGCCAAAAGTATTAATAATCGAAAATAATGCTGGAAATCAGAAATTTGTTATTGCACCTATTGGGATAAATGTAAAATGGAAATACCCTGAATACATATCATTATTTAAAAACATTAGGAATTGGTGTTTTGAAAATAGAATTGAGTTTGTAATAACTGGATATTAAACTTAAAATAGAAAAATAAGGAAGGAAAGGTGAAATTCATGGAAGAAAAAATTTTTGAATTAGGAGATTATTCATTTTTAAAAAAGAGTAAAGTACAGATGTCAACTTTGATAAAGGCTACAATTTTTTATATAGTATCAGGAATTGTAACGGCTTTTATTGTATTTTTTGGAGTAATTGCCTTATTTTTTAAATCGGCAATACCAATTTCTGTTGGAGAGTTTTTTATATACATTATTCCAATTTCAGTATTTCTATTTTTTGGATATCAATGTTTTAGGCTTTGGCAAAGACATTTTCAGATAATAAATTCTCCAAATAAATTAATTGTAAATGATTATGAAATTGCAATTGATGAAAATAAATTTGTTTATAAAAATATAAAAGTAATAAAAATGACGCATCCTAAATCTTTAAATGATAAAAAAATAACAATAGTTCAAAAGGATGGAAAAAAATACAAGTCTTTTTTATATTTTTTTATAAAAAGAGATTACTCACAAAATTACTTGGCAATTTTTTTGCATATACGAAAAATATGTCAAGAAAAAGAAATAAAATTTATTGCAGAAGGAAATGCATAAAAAATCCTTTAACAAATAAATAAAAATATCGAGAAAGTCTCAAAAAATAATTTATTTAAGTATCTAATTTTGAGTTTTATTTAAAATAATTGTGCTCAAGTGATAAATTTTAAATAAATTTCATACAAAATTTTAAAAAGTGTGGTATAATGGTATGTATGAGAAATTTTTAAAAAATATAAGTATAAACTTAAACTATGAAAAGTAAAGGAAGGTAAATTAAAAAATAATGCAAAGATTTGAAGATTTTGGCTTAAGTACGGAAATGCTTAATGCCCTAAGTAAAAAAGGATTTGAAGAACCAAGTGAAATACAGAAGCTGGTTGTTCCTGAATTATTGAAAGAAAGAACTCACTTGATTGGACAGGCTCAGACAGGAACAGGGAAAACTGCAGCTTTTGGTATTCCAATACTGGAAACTATTGACGCTGATAAAACAGTCAGAGCTTTAATTTTGGCACCGACAAGGGAGCTTGCAAATCAAGTTTCTGATGAAATTTATTCATTAAAAGGAGAAAAAGATATAAAAGTTCTTGCTGTTTATGGAGGAGCTTCTATTGAAAACCAAATAAAAAGATTAAAAGCTGGAGTAGATATTGTTGTAGGAACTCCAGGACGTGTTATGGATTTAATAAATAAAAAAGTTCTGAAAGTAAATGGCTTAGACTATTTCGTGCTGGATGAAGCAGATGAAATGCTTAATATGGGGTTTTTGGAAGATATTGAAGAAATTTTAGAAAAAACTAATGACGAGAAAAAAATGTTATTCTTTTCAGCCACAATTCCTAAAGCAATTTTAGCGATTGCAAAAAGATTTATGCCTGAACACAAACTGTTAAAAGTTGAAAAAAAGGAACTTACAACAAACTTAACAGAACAAATCTATTATGAAGTAAAACAAGAAGATAAATTTGAAGCACTATGCAGAGTTTTAGATTATGAACAAAACTTTTATGGAATTGTTTTCTGCCGTACAAAATCAGAAGTTGACGATGTTACAAATAAATTGAAAGCAAGAAACTATGATGCAGAATGTATTCACGGAGATATTACTCAAGCTCTAAGACAAAAAGCACTTGATTTGTTCAAGAAACAAATATTGACAATATTAGTTGCTACGGACGTTGCCGCTCGTGGAATTGATGTAAGCAACTTAACCCATGTTATTAACTACTCTATCCCGCAGGAAGCTGAATCTTACGTTCACAGAATCGGTAGAACAGGACGTGCTGGTCATAAGGGAATTGCAATAACTTTTGTAACTCCAAGAGAAGCAAGCAAACTTGCCCAAATTAAACGAGTTACAAAAACTGACATTAAAAGAGAAGACATTCCAAACGTGGAAGAAATTCTGGAAGCTAAAAAAGAAGCATTAGTTGCTTATGTAGACGAAATTATCAAAGAAAGCGATTTTAATGCTTATGAGGAGCTTGCTCAAAGATTGATTGAAGGAAGAGACGCTAGACAAGTGCTTGCTTCTGTTTTAAGACACGTTTATGAAGATGAATTTTTACCAGATAATTACAATGAAATTGCAGATGTAAAAGTAAAAATTAACGATAAGACAAGATTATTCATTGCACTTGGAAGCAAAGACGGCTATAACGTAGGAAGACTTCTTGATTTGTTAAATAAAAAGGCAAGAACACCTGGAAGAAAAGTAAAAGATGTAAAAATTATGGACAAATACTCTTTTATCACAGTACCGTTACAAGAAGCCGAATATATAATGCGGGCATTAAATTCTAAAAAAGATGCAAAACCGCTTGTTGAAGAAGCTACTGGAAGCAGAAATGGTGGCGGTGAAAAAGGTGATAAAAAATCTGGAAAAAGAGATAGAGACAGAAAACGAAGAAAAAAATCTTCTGAAAAAAAATCTGATAAATCTTCAAAAGTAAAAAAAGATAAAAAGAAAGATAAAAAAACAAGAAGAGTGAAAAAATAATTATATAAATAATTAACAAAAAAGGGCTATTAAAAGAGTAGCTCTTTTTTAATTATGAATAAACTTAAATTTTTTTAGAAAAAATTTTCTCATTCATTTTATATTCATAAAACTGTTATATAATGTATTCAAGATAAGAGGGGAAGTCAGAAAATAAATGAATACCAGAGGAGAGAGAAAAATGAAAAATAAAACAGTGAAATTTGCAATTTTCGGAATTGCATTATTAGGGGCACTTGGTATTGCTTATGGAGCAAGCAGAAAATATAGAAATAGAAACAAAGTCTCAAATGATACAGTTTATATTAATAATAACGCAAATAATTCACAAAATATAACAATGGAAAAAGCAAAATCAATTGCACTTGCACAAGTGCCAGGAGCGAATGAAAGTCATTTTGGAGAAATAGATTTAGATCATGATCATGGAAGAACTGTTTACGAAATTGAAATTTTTTACAATAATTCAAAATATGAATTTGACATTGATGCTTCAACGGGTGAAATTGTTGGAACTGAAGTAAAGCATTATAATAAAAATTATTAAATCAAAAAAAATAAAATTAAACGAAAAAAGAAGGAGAAAAATTATGAAAAAGAAAATTTTAAGTATCGCATTATTATCAATTATGGTATTAGGAGTATCAGTAGCTACAAACGCAAAAAGCAAAAACAAATACAACAGAAACATTGCTTCAAACAGCTACATTGGAGTAAATAGAGCAATGAACATTGCATTGAAAAAAGTGCCAGGAGCAAACAGCTCTCATATGAAGAAAATCCACTTGGACAGAGAAAATGGAAGAATGGTTTATGAAGGTGAAATTTACTATAATGGACAGGAATATGAATTTGATATTGATGCTGTAACTGGTGACATTGTAAAGTGGAAAGTAGAAGGAGTTTCAAATAATTCTCCTTACGCTAATAGTAATGCAAACAATTCACAAAATATAACAATAGAAAAGGCAAAATCAATTGCACTTGCACAGGTGCGAGGAGCTAGTCAAAGCCATTTTGGAAAAATAGAATTAGATCACGATCATGGAAGAGCAATTTACGAAATCGAAATTTTTTACAATAATTCAAAATACGAATTTGATATAGATGCTTCAACAGGTGAAGTTATTGGAACTGAAGTAAAACACTATAATAGAAATTATTAAAATATATATAAATAAAAAATCTTGAAAAAATGTTTAAATCAAAAAAACAAAATTAAATAAAAA contains:
- a CDS encoding Txe/YoeB family addiction module toxin yields the protein MVEEYKIYILKKANKDKEKIKQFPALKNNVEKLINLIKKNPFQTPPSYEILTKDLKDYYSRRINKQHRLVYEVIEEEKRINIISMWTH
- a CDS encoding SIMPL domain-containing protein (The SIMPL domain is named for its presence in mouse protein SIMPL (signalling molecule that associates with mouse pelle-like kinase). Bacterial member BP26, from Brucella, was shown to assemble into a channel-like structure, while YggE from E. coli has been associated with resistance to oxidative stress.), whose amino-acid sequence is MKKIQFILIPTILSFGLIISSALISNAMDKANKDENRITVKGVAERRIKADKALINIVISKKSENLDELKKDISEREKLTIDLIKKLKINENEYSIGNLRIQPNYTESSSNVKKSSENSAKSTETPATNNKISDYDGVEVISIVTKNIDKAGEFYEKLAELKLQSSNIEINMPEYYITNLEKYKRDLIVDASRNAEIRAIEMLKVNNNEIGGLKNMNQGQFEVLADTEDVKKINEDESNQIYKKLRLVVTATYLIKY
- a CDS encoding YARHG domain-containing protein, with protein sequence MKKIRAFLLFCLMFIFGMNLLANDLHFESNGGHIVPMNMSNISIKSEKLHFKLEKNKIQDEDKYEMIVTVRFVFNSPDAGEKYIGFITPEGGAYKWDEVEYFKDFKTIVNGKKADTVSYRLTDLIPKDVEQLEEVKKYFKEYDKEKMMEIFKYYKKSNIYYFKANFKKGENIVEHSYRYNKAGGDGYIDFDYVWTTISKWKNQKVDDFEVIVEPGNAFIEMPVIKMKNGKEMKWELVGEGNTDYGYKISSNGDGKKEDKYKFFYAKLKKGYLHFRTKDFKPEDEFYLTVITSLDANYYFPEKTEKGFKLRDNFSDAGSTGTNLEYHLEHYLKNITDDELKIIRNYPYALAGYDFSDKKLKDYFSKFLWYIPTGKNVTLGKDEYEWIKKADNIINSRKK
- a CDS encoding PepSY domain-containing protein, with translation MKNKTVKFAIFGIALLGALGIAYGASRKYRNRNKVSNDTVYINNNANNSQNITMEKAKSIALAQVPGANESHFGEIDLDHDHGRTVYEIEIFYNNSKYEFDIDASTGEIVGTEVKHYNKNY
- a CDS encoding type II toxin-antitoxin system Phd/YefM family antitoxin: MTNTNATNLRKNLFSYLESAIDYNDVINVNTKKGNAIIISEAEYNGLLETLYLLSDPILKEKIEAAKNATDEDYEAFEW
- a CDS encoding YARHG domain-containing protein, with protein sequence MKKIRVFLLFCLIFIFSVNLLANDWEFGSEGGHIVPMNMSDIAIKSEKLHFKLEKVKGEYGTVNEMAVTVRFVFDSPAAGEKYIGFITPEGGNEEWDEVNHFKNFRTVVNGKSVNTVSYRLTDFVPKDVKKLEEVKKYFKEYDEEKAKEEADYYKRSYVYYFKANFKKGENVIEHSYRYDGSGGVGYNDFNYVWSTISKWKNQKVDDFEVIVEPGSALIAIPEIKMKNGKYIDWKLVGEGNIDYGYRNYYDRDGQYKVLYAKLKKGYLHFKTKNFSPEDEFSLSEIAYLNGNYYFSEKTEKGYKYRDDLTKAAYSAGYLTADELKELTNEDLKIMRNYPYAVAGYDFSDKKLKDYFSKFLWYIPIGKNVELGEDDYEVVNNVDKIIKSRGK
- a CDS encoding DUF4298 domain-containing protein, whose product is MKNDKIKRVEEMEKIMDKSADIFRELNIVLDKLEENLVDYKKLDEYYSSENWFLDAEDHNNGILPQDLKCGVLSEDGAYNLFGENHELAIRMVEIAAKMLRR
- the efp gene encoding elongation factor P, whose translation is MKPAAELRQGSTYRKNNIPYLILKAERHQSTSGKRQRAAEVKFKTKELISGKIQEITVLATELMDDIILDRNQMQFLYEIDGEYNFMDQETFEQIALSTEDLGDAVNFLEEEMIIQVLMYEGTPVGVELPNTVIREVTYTEPGLKGDTIGRATKPATVSTGYTLQVPLFVAIGDKIKIDTRTGEYIERAN
- a CDS encoding PepSY domain-containing protein, whose amino-acid sequence is MKKKILSIALLSIMVLGVSVATNAKSKNKYNRNIASNSYIGVNRAMNIALKKVPGANSSHMKKIHLDRENGRMVYEGEIYYNGQEYEFDIDAVTGDIVKWKVEGVSNNSPYANSNANNSQNITIEKAKSIALAQVRGASQSHFGKIELDHDHGRAIYEIEIFYNNSKYEFDIDASTGEVIGTEVKHYNRNY
- a CDS encoding DEAD/DEAH box helicase produces the protein MQRFEDFGLSTEMLNALSKKGFEEPSEIQKLVVPELLKERTHLIGQAQTGTGKTAAFGIPILETIDADKTVRALILAPTRELANQVSDEIYSLKGEKDIKVLAVYGGASIENQIKRLKAGVDIVVGTPGRVMDLINKKVLKVNGLDYFVLDEADEMLNMGFLEDIEEILEKTNDEKKMLFFSATIPKAILAIAKRFMPEHKLLKVEKKELTTNLTEQIYYEVKQEDKFEALCRVLDYEQNFYGIVFCRTKSEVDDVTNKLKARNYDAECIHGDITQALRQKALDLFKKQILTILVATDVAARGIDVSNLTHVINYSIPQEAESYVHRIGRTGRAGHKGIAITFVTPREASKLAQIKRVTKTDIKREDIPNVEEILEAKKEALVAYVDEIIKESDFNAYEELAQRLIEGRDARQVLASVLRHVYEDEFLPDNYNEIADVKVKINDKTRLFIALGSKDGYNVGRLLDLLNKKARTPGRKVKDVKIMDKYSFITVPLQEAEYIMRALNSKKDAKPLVEEATGSRNGGGEKGDKKSGKRDRDRKRRKKSSEKKSDKSSKVKKDKKKDKKTRRVKK